The window AGCTCCTTTATTGGATTTTACTCTTTTGTTGTCCATGATTGTACTGAAATTTTAGCTGAATTTCAGATACCCTAATCTTAAAAATGTGAGGGAGCTCATATATAAGAAGGGATTCGCAAAGATAGACAAACAAAGAGTTCCTCTGACTGATAACAACATTATTGAACAGGTATTGGAAAAACCATCTTAATTACTTCACCGTCATTAGTCTGTTTCACTGTACTAATTTGATGGCGTAAATTTCAGGCATTGGGGAAACATGGTATCGTGTGCATGGAAGATATGGTGCATGAAATCGCTAATGTTGGCCCTCATTTTAAGGAggtaatttcctttttatggCCATTTGAACTTGAAAAGCCAGGAGGGCGCTGCCTTCAAGGGAAAAAGTCATCGTACAAGGAAGGTGGAGATAGTGGTAATAGAGAAGATGACATCAATGATCTGATTAATGAGATGAATTAGGCAAAAGCCTGAAGGGGGGGAATATCCAGTAGTTTCTGTAATGCAATTTTTGTAGGCTACAATGAGTTTGTATCTTGTTCAACTCATTTGCTTCATATGTTTTGGGTTCTTTTACgttatttcttttatgtcctagagaaaaatggaaaagctTGGATctgttatatatttaacaacATAATATCATCCACATTATGTGAGAACAAAGCCTTCCACTTGGTCGACATTTTGTCTCTACTAGTTTGTTTCACTACATTCTTTTTTTGCATATGATGAATCAACGTAACCGAGAAAGCTTGGATctgttatatctttttttttctcttcctgaTTTAGGTTTTGAGTACAACTTGTGATTGCTTTGGTTTATGCAAGTTATATACCTTTAGAATTGCacattcaattatataatGCTTAGTGTCATCAAGCACCACTAATAATTGAGTGTGTCCCAcataatcaaaataacaattacTTTGTGAAATGTTGGGACTCACAATTGATTCCTATTAGAgagtttgtaaatataatcaaatactaTAGAGTGAgtccaaaatattttaattcccATTTGCTAATTACAATTTCAACATGTTTGACATTATTtacaatgataaaaaaaaaatctacgtTAATTCTCTTTGTTAAGCATGATCACTCTTCTCACAcctttcaacaataatctatTTCCACATATTCAATCATAAATACATTCAAtcataaatgaattaagatACTAAATTGAGGTTAAAGGTGTGTTTGGATCAAActttttaagttattaattctaaaataaattaggatAGCAAATTTTCTAGTGTTTGACATCTACTTAAAAATACTATTGAAAAAATGTGACAAAATATACCAAAGTTTTAATTCTAAACCATTTTTCATCAACGgatgtttaaaagaaaatatttgtttcgaaaaacatttttttcactGCTACCCAAAAATgcctcaaaattttatttacctCTACCAGTAGTAAGGACATATGTCAAAAAGATATGAAAGATAATGAAACTTATGGGTCATAAAGCTATGTTAGAACTAAGATGgaccaaaactaaaaacaattgatagatttattttctttaaaaaagtataattgtaTACATATCATATATCAAGTAACATGCTAGCAACAAACTTGTAAATTTAATCATAAGACATCGCATTCAAAATTGGTATGCTCTAGCAGAGGTCCTAGCCTAACCAGCTTTGGTATGACAACATTGTTTCTCACCGGACAAACAATTGGGTTAGCCCACTGCAGAGCGGATCCGACCACATTGGCTCGAATAGTGAGCGGGATGACTCGAGGCCATCTTTCAGTTCCATACGATCTCTTCAACAGAAggaatattttaacaaattttccttctcctacttgtaaatgattttaatttttttctatccatgttttttaaaatttattatttaataataataattcaaaactactttttttaaatagaaaatttgactaaatatttaccctttatacaaaaattgaatataatatattttactttttagtgtttttgtggataactattttatcaaatattctatttctCACCGTTTacccttttaaaaatatagattaatttaaatgtaacCCCTAATTTACTAAAACTATATTCCCCAAGCTACACTTTTCTTAAatacacaaattataattatggtgtttctttatttattaccACAAAATTGACCAAATAAACTTTGtcaatttccaaaaaaaatattaagattgCTTTCTTGAGTTTTCAGAATTTTGATATTGTGTCTAAAGACTATTGTTAGAAAGTAAAAACCAAACTCACGTATGAGAGTGGtacttataaatttaattttaaaaaaaaaaccaaataattatcagaatatttttgtatatgtatgtatttttattttaagtagACCATAGATTTCATTATATAGAAACCAACGaagaaattttagttaattgaacaattattttttaaaaaattatgtaaaatatatgaTCTCATAATCACATCCGATGGAAATAATCTAAAtccataatttaatttgaatcatCTTGGTCAATTGATGGCCATGCATGCAATGTTCGAAGATGTGTGTAGGAGGAAGAGGTCAAATTGACAGAGCAAATTGTGGATCCTTTTAAGTTCATTCTCTTCTTAAGTATGTGGAGGGAAAAACTAACACAAGATTAGTTTAACAATCATTCTCATCATTAGCAATTCCTTCTCTAACTCGTAAAATTATTGTCAAATCAATTTCTCTACAATCAATCaaagaaataccaaaaaaaaacgAGAACGAGAAGGAAAGCAAAATGGACGCAACACATAGAATGGTTTGCCAAGACGACTTGTTCAACCCTTTGTCGTCAATGGGTGTTCAGGTTTCCTTCATTCTTGTCCTTTCTCACTTCTTCCATCTCGTCCTCAAGGCCTTCGGCCAACCCGGTCCCATTGCCCAGATTCTGGTATTCTCATTACACATTTCGAAGTTTGTTTTGAGTGGTTGTGAATCATTAtgatgtgtttttttaaaatgatagattttgcATCTGCATGCAGGCAGGCATGGTGTTGGGTCCTACTGGGCTATCAAACATCAAAGCTATACGAGATGTATTCTTTCAGGCTTCAGCTGCTGACTACTATGAAATCTTTGGCTTTTTAAGTCGAAtcattttcatgtttcttATTGGCTTGGAGACCGATTTCCCCTACATTCTCCGCAACCTCCGCGTCGCTGGCATTGTTGCATGCGGTGGTGCTGCAGTCGGTAGCGTCTTCGGCATTGCCGTCTCCTTCTTCCTCTACCAACAATTCGAAGAAAAAAGCAGTAGGTTCGGTTTTTTCTTCATAGTCATGCTGATTCTAGCGTACACCGCTTCCCCGATTGTCATCCGTCTCGCGGCCGAGTTGAAGTTCGCGACTTCTGACGTGGGAAAACTCGCTATTTCATCCGCCCTCATCAATGAAATGGCATGTTTGGCGGTTTTCAATGCAATTTTAGCATTGAGATCATTCCAAGAGTTTGGAAAAGGAATATTTTGTGCTGTATTCATTGCTGGTGTTGTGATACTGAACAAATACTTAGCGAGTTGGTTCAACAAAAGAAACCGTAACCAAAAGTACCTTAAGAACATGgaagtgttttttttgttgtctcTTGTGATTGCAGCATCGGTAATAATTGAGCTTCAAGCATTTAACAGCATTGTTAGCAGCTTTATTTTTGGGGTAATGTTTCCAAAAGAAGGCAAATCAGCAAGAACTTTAATGCACAAATTGACTTATTCAGTGcacaattttgttttaccaATCTATTTTGGTTACGTTGGATTCCAATTTGATGGGAACAATCTTTGGAAAATGAGCAATGTGATTATTGTGGGAATTATGGTATTGTTGAGTATTGGGAGCAAAATGAGTGGAACTTTAGCTGCATGCAACTACTTGAATATTCCTTTGAATGAAGGAGTTTTTCTTGGTTTTGTTCTTAACTTGAAGGGACATGCTGATCTCTTGCTTATTGGTGGAGCCTCCAAGTCTATCTTGGTAAGTAATcattatgtattttaattttttttgttggataacTTAACGTTAACTTAAACACATCCTTCCATCTTAAATTGCATTTAAGTATTAATGTATAAAGTTAGGGATGATGATAACGTTTATAAAACTAACAATGGTCATGGTAGAGTTGTGTACCCTTTGGTTGCAGACATGGAGCAATCCTCGAGCTTACAACCTCCTCTTAATAAGCATAGTAATCAACACCATAATCTCAGGTCCTATCGTCGCCTTACTGATGCGACGTGAACACAAGCTATTTTCTCACGCCCACACCTCATTAGAGTACACGGACCCGACCCACGAGCTTCGTGCTCTAGCATGTGCCTATGGTCCTCGCCACCTAGCTGGCATATTCCCACTCCTCTCTTCCCTTAGCGGTGGTCACACTTCCCAGCTCTCCCCTTTCTTGCTCCACCTCATTGAACTCCTCCACAAGCGTCGTACTAATGTCTCGTACCACGAGCTTGAACAAGATGAATTGAGCGACGACGAAGGTTACGGAGGCAACGACGTGCTTGAAATCCATTGTGCCATCGATGCATTCATATCCgatacaaaaatattcatgTCACTCTCAAAAGCTATCTCTGCTTTTCCTACCTTGTATGAGGATGTTTGTAATGCAGCTGAGGATTTGAGAGTTTCCATTGTGATTCTTCCATTTCATAAGCACCAAAGGATAGATGGGAAAATGGAGAGTGGGAAGGAAGGCATTAGAACAACCAACCAGAAGATTTTGCGCCATGCACCATGCTCAGTGGGAATTCTCGTGGACCGGGTTCAAACCGGGTTCTTGTCGTTCTCGCATTTGTTGGTATCCGATCATGTGCAGCATGTGGCGACGCTGTTTTTTGGTGGCCCAGATGATAGGGAGGCGTTGGCATGGAGTCGGAGAATGATTAGTCACTCAAGGATTAATTTGACCGTCATAAGGTTTGTCCCGAAAGCAACGTCTGATGTCGAGGGGGCGGCCACAACATCGTCGAGTGATGATGGTGTTTTAATGGCTTTACCTAGTTTGAGAACCACTTCTAGTGAGACTGATAATACCTTCCTTGCTGATTTCTATGACAGGTGTTTGTTTGCATCATTGTTTCTTTCccttatttgtttgtttttagttttatgtttgGTTTCT of the Cucumis sativus cultivar 9930 chromosome 3, Cucumber_9930_V3, whole genome shotgun sequence genome contains:
- the LOC101209229 gene encoding cation/H(+) antiporter 1: MGVQVSFILVLSHFFHLVLKAFGQPGPIAQILAGMVLGPTGLSNIKAIRDVFFQASAADYYEIFGFLSRIIFMFLIGLETDFPYILRNLRVAGIVACGGAAVGSVFGIAVSFFLYQQFEEKSSRFGFFFIVMLILAYTASPIVIRLAAELKFATSDVGKLAISSALINEMACLAVFNAILALRSFQEFGKGIFCAVFIAGVVILNKYLASWFNKRNRNQKYLKNMEVFFLLSLVIAASVIIELQAFNSIVSSFIFGVMFPKEGKSARTLMHKLTYSVHNFVLPIYFGYVGFQFDGNNLWKMSNVIIVGIMVLLSIGSKMSGTLAACNYLNIPLNEGVFLGFVLNLKGHADLLLIGGASKSILTWSNPRAYNLLLISIVINTIISGPIVALLMRREHKLFSHAHTSLEYTDPTHELRALACAYGPRHLAGIFPLLSSLSGGHTSQLSPFLLHLIELLHKRRTNVSYHELEQDELSDDEGYGGNDVLEIHCAIDAFISDTKIFMSLSKAISAFPTLYEDVCNAAEDLRVSIVILPFHKHQRIDGKMESGKEGIRTTNQKILRHAPCSVGILVDRVQTGFLSFSHLLVSDHVQHVATLFFGGPDDREALAWSRRMISHSRINLTVIRFVPKATSDVEGAATTSSSDDGVLMALPSLRTTSSETDNTFLADFYDRHVSTGQVGYVEKQVKNGEETVAELRDIGDMYSLFIVGKGGRGHSPLTTGMSDWEECSELGTVGDLLASSDFNISGSVLIIQQHRHQKKDLIDD